From Varibaculum massiliense, a single genomic window includes:
- the ptsP gene encoding phosphoenolpyruvate--protein phosphotransferase, which yields MSAEETIYGTPVVNGLAYGPVAWVSRFEIPKLPATKIPLDEREAEAERYTQASQAVSGRLLARSKETVGSAAAVLAAQAELSRDPGFKKMVVKAINKGIPAASAVITTTEMFCTMFEKAGGLMAEHTTDLNDLCLRVVAELLGEPEPGLPHLSEPSILFADDLAPADTAGLNPEKILALVTEQGGPTSHTSIIARQLGIPCIVAVRKLHQIAQGEQVFVDASLGSITTGADPDETRPKVAADLRTREDIRHWQGPARLASGEDVELLANVQDGPGAKKAAAGYAQGVGLFRTELCFLDSMKEPTCAEQAEIYSQVLAAFPDKKVVTRTLDAGSDKPISWATLEEEPNPALGVRGLRTTGIEEKLFTRQLDAIAQAAQGHPGKNWVLVPMVSTLSEAKWVAKLIRQRGLAAGIMVEVPAVAIMIDQFLAEVDFVSIGTNDLTQYVMAADRMNANLATYTDPWQPAVLTLISRVAASGVRLSKPVGVCGEAAADPILACVLIGMGVTSLSMAASAIPGVGAQLEQVTKKQCENAAQAILTAKDSGDARAKARRALGIDR from the coding sequence ATGTCTGCAGAAGAAACAATTTATGGCACTCCCGTAGTCAATGGTCTAGCTTACGGACCGGTTGCCTGGGTAAGCCGTTTCGAAATCCCCAAACTACCTGCCACAAAAATCCCGCTGGATGAGCGGGAAGCAGAAGCCGAGCGTTACACCCAAGCATCCCAAGCCGTATCCGGTCGCCTCTTGGCACGCTCTAAGGAAACCGTAGGCAGCGCCGCGGCTGTTTTAGCAGCACAAGCGGAACTTTCCCGTGACCCTGGTTTCAAGAAAATGGTGGTCAAAGCGATAAACAAAGGTATCCCGGCTGCCAGCGCGGTAATCACCACCACCGAAATGTTTTGCACCATGTTTGAAAAAGCCGGGGGGTTGATGGCCGAACACACCACTGACCTCAACGATCTGTGCTTGCGGGTAGTGGCGGAGCTGCTAGGAGAACCCGAGCCGGGACTGCCTCATTTATCCGAGCCTTCGATACTTTTCGCCGACGATCTGGCTCCGGCTGATACTGCCGGACTGAACCCGGAAAAAATCTTGGCTTTGGTTACCGAACAGGGTGGCCCCACCTCCCACACTTCAATTATTGCTCGCCAGCTGGGGATTCCCTGTATCGTGGCGGTGCGTAAACTCCACCAAATTGCTCAGGGGGAACAGGTATTCGTAGACGCCTCCCTAGGATCGATAACCACTGGAGCCGACCCGGATGAAACCCGCCCGAAAGTTGCGGCTGATCTGCGCACGCGCGAAGATATCCGCCACTGGCAGGGGCCGGCACGGCTTGCCAGTGGCGAGGACGTGGAACTGTTAGCCAATGTACAAGATGGCCCCGGGGCAAAGAAAGCCGCCGCCGGATACGCTCAGGGGGTAGGACTTTTCCGCACTGAGCTGTGTTTCTTAGATTCAATGAAAGAGCCTACTTGCGCAGAGCAGGCAGAAATATATTCCCAGGTATTGGCGGCTTTTCCTGATAAAAAGGTGGTTACCCGCACTTTAGATGCCGGCTCGGATAAACCAATTTCTTGGGCAACTTTAGAGGAAGAACCTAACCCCGCCCTAGGGGTACGCGGGCTACGTACTACTGGGATTGAAGAAAAACTGTTCACCCGGCAATTAGATGCAATCGCGCAGGCCGCCCAGGGGCATCCCGGGAAAAACTGGGTGCTGGTACCGATGGTGTCTACCTTGTCGGAGGCAAAGTGGGTAGCGAAGCTGATTCGCCAGCGAGGACTTGCTGCCGGAATCATGGTGGAAGTGCCGGCGGTTGCGATTATGATTGACCAGTTCTTAGCCGAGGTTGATTTCGTTTCTATTGGCACTAATGACCTCACCCAGTATGTGATGGCTGCCGACCGGATGAACGCTAATCTGGCGACCTACACTGACCCGTGGCAACCAGCAGTTTTAACCCTGATTTCTCGGGTAGCTGCCTCCGGGGTGCGCCTAAGCAAGCCGGTCGGAGTATGCGGGGAGGCAGCTGCTGACCCCATTTTGGCTTGCGTATTAATCGGCATGGGGGTCACTTCCCTGTCAATGGCTGCCTCGGCGATTCCCGGAGTGGGCGCCCAGCTAGAACAGGTCACCAAGAAGCAGTGCGAAAACGCCGCACAAGCGATTTTAACAGCCAAAGATAGCGGAGATGCCCGCGCCAAAGCGCGCCGGGCTCTGGGAATTGACCGCTGA
- a CDS encoding FHA domain-containing protein, protein MNNDPYQYYPNQSGNASAGYPPNGVYGAPQAESGAPVPGNPAPYAQAGNPAYPNPYGEQPQAPQYAGYSPQGVPGYQPSEYGQSEYGQPEYGQPAYQQPSYEQPQYQEQPQYQQQYGQADYGQGQYGMQPQYGEQPGYQPALRYTVTSGQGQSMILEDAIVVGRRPDAATSSYPQAQTMTVPSPAKQISRTHCLLYIDEHGNPSLKDLESVNGTRLRRSGQIYPIEPADPVVLQAGDIVDLGEGQYLSIGTAPAGY, encoded by the coding sequence ATGAATAACGATCCCTACCAGTACTATCCGAACCAGTCGGGTAATGCTAGTGCAGGTTATCCGCCCAACGGGGTTTATGGAGCTCCCCAAGCGGAATCCGGTGCGCCCGTGCCGGGAAATCCCGCCCCCTATGCTCAGGCGGGAAATCCCGCCTACCCCAATCCTTATGGTGAACAACCGCAAGCTCCCCAATACGCGGGGTATTCTCCCCAAGGCGTTCCTGGATATCAGCCATCCGAATATGGACAGTCTGAGTATGGGCAACCGGAATATGGACAACCTGCCTACCAGCAGCCCTCCTACGAACAGCCCCAATATCAAGAACAGCCTCAATACCAGCAACAGTATGGGCAAGCTGACTATGGGCAGGGGCAATACGGGATGCAACCTCAATATGGGGAACAACCCGGTTACCAGCCGGCATTGCGTTATACAGTGACTTCCGGGCAAGGGCAGTCCATGATTTTAGAGGACGCGATTGTGGTAGGTCGCCGCCCGGATGCCGCTACCTCTTCCTATCCCCAAGCCCAAACTATGACCGTGCCGAGTCCGGCTAAACAGATTTCCCGCACCCACTGCCTGCTCTATATAGATGAGCACGGTAATCCCTCGCTGAAAGATCTAGAGTCGGTAAATGGCACCCGTTTGCGCCGCAGCGGGCAGATTTACCCGATTGAACCCGCAGACCCGGTAGTGCTGCAAGCGGGCGATATCGTTGACCTGGGGGAGGGGCAATACCTGTCTATCGGAACTGCCCCCGCCGGGTATTAA